AAGATGCTGGAGCAAACACCTGTAAGTTCATGGTGGATTTCAGAGACCACAAAGACCCAGCGGACAGCCTCATAGACCAAGGCATGTCCCTCTGTCAGGGACCATGTCTCTGGGCCTTCAACGATGAGCTCTTCACTGAGGATGACTGGAAAAACATTGTCAAACTCGGATCTGCCTCAAAGGAAAACAAGGTTGAAAAAATAGGGAAGTTTGGGCTTGGATTTAATGCTGTGTACCATGTGACTGATATTCCTTCAATCCTCAGTGGCAAGGGGCTTCTGATACTTGACCCAAATGTTACACACCTGCAAAAGCACATACAAAACAAAGCAAATACTGGAATCAAACTGGACTTATCTCGAGAGCAGCTTCTGCACAGGTTTCCTGGACAATTCAGACCATATGAGCGCATTTTTGATTGCAATCTTTCAAATAAGAGCACTCAGAAATTCTACCAGGGCACGCTCATTAAACTACCTTTCCGAACACGAGAGGAGGCTGTCAGGTCAGAAATCAGTGTAAATGTGTATGACAGCGATGACATAGTGAAATTTCAACAGAAACTGATCAACTCACAAACTCATCTCCTCTTTCTGAAGAACATCAAGACGGTATCTCTTCAAAACCTCCCGAGCGATGCTTCCACTCCTCCTCAAGACGACCAAATTGAGACGCTCTTCACTGTCACCAGAAAAGTTGTGAACACGATCAAGATTCCAGAGGACACTCCTCCAGGAACAATGCAGAATGATGCTCTGAAATCTCTGATGAAGCATTATGCGAAATGCCAAGAGGTCATTGACTGCCATAGCGCCAACATAGCTGAACTAACTCAACAACATTGTGATGGATCTGATGTCCAGTTTTGGCTTCTGTACAATTGCTTTGGGATACAAAATTCTTTACAAATGGTCCAGACAGACAACAAGCATACTGCGTTCTCCTTGCCAATAGGAGGTGTTGCTGTACCATTAAACAAAGAACCACAGACTGGGAAATGGGTCCCGGGAGACACCAAACTAGTTGGCCAGGCTTTCAGCTTCCTCCCGCTCTCTGTTGCCACAGGGCTCCCGGTGAACCTGAATGGATCCTTTGCTGTGACCTCTAATCGGAGAGGTCTGTGGGAGAGTGGAGTGAAATATGACTGGAATAGAGCTCTCCTGCAGGATGCTGTTACAACTGCATATGTCACTACACTACTAGTGTTGAAGAATATGTCCAAAAATGGAGACCTTCAACATTACCAGTACTACACCTTTTGGCCCAATGAAAAGAATGTGAGTAAGACTTTCAAACCCCTGGTTGATGAATTTTACTTCGCCATCACTCAGCACTTCTCTGGCAAAGCTCTGGAGCTCTTCAGTGATGGGGACAACTGGTGCTCAATGTGCAATGCCAGATTTCTGCACCCAACAATTCAAGAGGACAAAGCTGTAGGAGAGCTTGCAATGAAGGTTTGTCAAAGATATCCAAACACATCTTATCATGTTGTCCCTCTGCCATCGTGGGTGAGACAGAGCTTCATACAGACCGGCTTTGATATGATTCTAAATCAGAGAACATTTGATTGGGAAACATTTTACCAAAAAGTGGTATTCAACAACCTGAGCACTATGGACCAGAAGAGTAGGAACACTCTTGTTCTGCATGCTATTGACCTAAATGACGATGCAATTGACAATCTACTGAGGAGCTACCCATGCATTCCTACAAAGAAATGTGGACAACTCCAGTTCATCAAAAAACTTGTGAATCCCCCTGGAAAAGTAGCATGCTTGTTTGAGCAAGAGGAAGGACGGTTCCTTGGGGGGACCAAAAATGACTTCTGTTCCTCTAAAAGGATTCAACGTCTGTCAGAACTGGGGATGCTGAGTAACCAGCTCCCTTTGGAGGACatcacagagagagcagagaccatTGCCAGCATTTGGCAAAAAGAAAAAGGGAAAGCATACAAGCATCTTCAGTGCATCCTGGAGCTGATGAGGGACTCCTTACAGGATAAAGCCTCGCCTCACTGGGAGACTCTGAGAAACACAGAGTTCATTCCAGCATGTGCTCCAGTGAATACATGGGAAGGTAAAGATGGAGCAGTCAGGCTTCAAAAGCCTACTGACATTTACAGTGACCGATGTCGCCATCTAGTTGACATGACACAGTCTGTGGTAGACTCTTCAAATTTGAAAATACACAGTGATGATGCAGTGCTACGCATACTGGGACTTTGTGAAAGCCCCTCACTTGAGACAGTGCTTCAGCAGCTGCAGGAAGCATCCAAGCACACAGAAACATTTGACAAACCGATGCTTTTCAACATCGCCCTTGAATGCTACAGATTTCTGAATGAATGGCTGCATGATGAGAAGGAATCCTCAGCCATTTTTGAGAGGGCACACTCATTCCCCTttatcctggttgaagacagatTTGTGGATGTGAAATCTGTGGCAAAAATTGAGTATTTTGAGGCTAAACCGTATCTTCATGTCCTTCCACCTGCCTTGTCCAGTTTCAAAGAGCTCTGGAAATGTCTAGGCATCCAAAAGCAATTCACACCAGAACAGTTCCATGGTGTACTGCAGAAACTTAGCCAAGCCTATGGTATCAGCCCACTTTCCAATAATGATCTAGAAACTTGCCTGACAATAATCATAAGGGGATTATATAAAGCCAAAGATGAAAACCAAAATGATGGTCTCATACCTGATGAAAACCAAGATGACTGTCTCATACCTGATGGAAGTGGTGTTTTGAAGCCATCTAACCAGCTCTATTTTAATGACAGCCCCTGGATGGAAGTGTCAGAGGATGTCACTTTATGCCATAAAAAGATATCTCGTGCCATTGCACTTTATTTTGGGGTGAACACAACAAGACACCACACACTGCAAAAGCATTCAGTAGAGAACTTCTCACCATTTGCCGAAGAGTTCGGACAACATGAGGAACTGACCGTCCGCATTAAAAACATAATTGAAGCTTATCCCTCAAAGAAGGACATCCTGAAGGAGCTCATCCAAAATGCTGATGATGCAGAGGCCACAGAAATTCACTTTGTTTTGGACAAAAGAAATCACAGCACGGAAAGAACATTTGGAGAGAGATGGCATCCACTGCAGGGCCCTGCACTGTGTGTGTACAACAACCAGGTATTTTCTGAAGCTGATCTGAGAGGCATTCAACAGCtgggagaaggtggaaagcaCAACATTCCAgggaaaactggaaaatatggaCTTGGATTTAACTCAGTCTACCACCTGACTGACTGTCCTTCGATCCTAACTGGTGACAAATGGCTCTGCATATCTGATCCCAATCTGAAGTATGTTGAAGGTGGATCACGAGAATCACCTGGCCGCAAGTACACTCTGAAGAACGAATTGAAGAACACCTTCATGGATGTTTACAATACATTTCTCCCAAATGAATTCTCTCTTGAAAAAGGCACCATGTTTAGGTTGCCTATCAGGTCGTGTGCCATGGCAAAAACCTCAAAGATATCAAACAATGTCGTCAATGACAGAGATATCGATGAACTGTCTTCAGCTCTCCGTGAAGACCCTGAGGGATTGATTCTATTCTTGAAGAACATCAGGAAAATACAGTTCCATGAaatcaacacaaacacaggaacgcTTAGAATTACTTTCTCGATTGAAAAAAGTATTTCTGAGAAGAGTCTTGCAGAAAAGGTTTATTTTCAAAACCACGTACAACAGTCCTTGTTGTCCgatggaccaacaacaccacaTGAAACCATTTACAATGTCAAGATTTCATCATCTGATGAAAGGCAAAGCCAGTGGATCATTGCAGAGCAGTTTGGCTCCTTTAAAGGAAACACTGATATGAAAGGAGAGACTGGCAGAGTTCCCCAGGCATCTTTGGCAGCATGTGTAAGCTCTCATTCTAAACAGGATGACTTCAGTGGACAAGTGTTCTGCTCCCTGCCCTTGCCTGGTAAAACTGGACTTCCAGTCCATGTAAACGGAAACTTTCAGGTAGATTCTTCCAGACGGGCGCTCTGGAAAGAGGATGAGAAAAGTTTGAAGACTGATTGGAATGAGTCTCTGAAACGGAACATCATTGCCCCACTGTATGCTGGCCTTCTGAATTACATCTGCAACCTAAAGAAAGTGAAACCCAATTCCATACATCTTATTAATTCAGTCCTGGACAGCTCCTACTTGTCCTTCTTCCCCACAATTACCAAAGACATTGGCCAAGATTGGCATGAAATGATTCATGAAGTGTACAGGTCAGTCAATGAAAAAGAACTCTGTGTTGTTCCAGTACTACACAGATCAACTTGTCAAGTCCAACCCCAGTCAATGACACACCTGACAAATGTAAAGGAGTACACTGTTGACTGGTCAAGTGTGAGAAAGACAGAACCAACTGACAAACCTCATCTAACAAGCATGGAGAACAGCATCTTCATTTCTATTTTAGAAGATATTGGAATGCAGTTGGTTCCTTCATCCACAAAGATGACAGAAATATGGACCTGCTTCAAAACAGCTGGAGTTGATGTGGAAAGAGTCAGTCCTTTGACGGTGGGAAACTACCTGAGGAAGAAACCACTGAATGATCCAACTCAAACTGAAATGGGTTTACCTCTACCCATTGGGCAGACTTTGatcagagacaaagagagatgctCCAAGCTCTTGGAGTACTGTATCGAAGATGTTGTAGTTAGCAAGAACACTTCCAGTTCAGAGAGCGGACTTCAAATAGCTGCTAACAAAAAGCATTCCAGATCAGTCAGTGGACTGCCACTCCTTCTCACTCAAGATCAGATTCTCAGAGTGTTCGATCCTGAGTCTCCCAAGCTTCTGTCAACATTTTACGGAATGTTCCATGGACATCAAGAGGATTTTGCTGATTACACAACCAACTTCAATCATGTTGAGGTTCTAGAAGATGGGAACTTTCTTAAGAAATTGACAATTCCAGTCACAGCTAAGTATTTGAAACCTATACTTCTGCAACTCCTTCAAAACGGTGAAACTGATCCACAATGCAGGTTACATGTACCAGACAAGACAATGGACTCATGGCTGAAAGCGCTTTGGGAATTCTTTGATGTTCAAGTCAAATTAGCAGCTAAGAAGGGTGAAGGTGATAATCAGGCTCTGAGGGCCATCAAGGAGTTGTTCTCTGACTGCCCTATTTTGCCAGTTGTGTGCCCAAGACTAAACAACAAACATGTTCTCCAAACAATGAGGAAGATGTCCAGTGTGATTTGCGTTGAATCAAAAGAAGACATGTCATCTATACTCCTGAAACTTGGTCTCATGAAAATAAACATTCAATTCTTCAGACATGTGGACCAACTGCTGTATCAACATCTACTCCCTGAGCTCTTGAAGACAAGTGACGGCAGTGCTGTGTTGGACCAAGTCCACCAGCTGAAACATTCAGAGTTTCGGCACCTGTCTAGTGATGAGTTGATTAAACTACTACAGTTTCTGCAGTCTGGGATGTGCTCATCTAAAAACAGACAGGGCTACCAGAGAAAGCTCAAGTCATTGCCATTATTTGAAACCATACAGGGTAGACGGCAGCGGATTGATGGACAACAAAATGTATTCATCCTCAGAACAGAGTTCAAGGAAAGCTTTCCAGATTTGTACATGGCAGATGACAACAACATCTTCCTCAAATATAACTGTGAAAATGAGAGCTTGTCAGAGAACCTGAGCATTAAAATCTTAAGTGATTTGGAATACTATGTACAGTTTATTCTGCCTTTCCTACACAAGCTAAATGAGAACCAAATTATTCTCTCTGTCCAACTGTTGTTGTTGCTACAATTAAAACCCAACTACAAGTATCATGAAAAAATCATCTCTACAATGAAAAATGTGAAATTCATTCGGAACATCCATGGGAATCTGCAGATGGCCTCTTACTACTTTGATAAGAATGAGAAGTTGTACAAAGTCATGCTGCCACAAGAGAGATTTGTGCCAGAAAGCTTCTGGAAAATATTCCCAGATGGAGGGATCATATCTCACAAGGTTCAAGCAAGGAAACTGCTCAAAGAACTTGAAATGAAGTGCACTGTGTCAGATGAGGAGATAATTGAGTTTGCTCATAAAATTGAATTGGATGCCAAAGTCACTGCCAGCCTCCAAGAGCTGAAACTAAAGTCGTCTACATTGCTTGAAACTATTTTGGAAAGGGATGTCGAAAAGCTAGCACCAAACTTTCTCAAAATTGTTTCTGACATTAAGTTTGTTTTTCCTGTGGAAATTCAAAAGAGGTTGTGCAGCTACCACCAGTCATTTGCTGGAGAGAGGACTGTAGTTTCAATCAGAGGTTGTTTGCTTGGAAAATATCTCCACAAGTCCCTGATTTGGACAACCATGCCAATACTGCACTTAAGAATGTGTATTGAAAAGCATATAACAATGATGAGAGAAGCAGGCGCTGTTGAACAGCCCCCTCCGGAACGTGTGATAGAGAACCTCAGAAACATCTGTCAGTCACCATGCCAAACTCCTGACTTGGTTGCAACCCGAGCTGAAGTGTTCCGGACATCTTACACCTATCTACAAACAATAGAGTTTGACCCCAAGCTGTTGTCTGACCTCCCTGTGGTGCTGGTGGAAGAAGATTCTACTCTTGTAAAGACCAAGCAAACAGCTCTGGTACTGCCTCACGATGTGAAGTTTAGGCCATATTTGTATGGCATTCCTCCAAAGGATGTTAGGTATGCAGAATTCTTCAAGAAAATAGGCGTCAAAGACGAGCCTACTGCAGAGCAGTACTGCAACGTGCTACAAGAAATCCATGCAGATTCCACCGACAAGCAAACCCTTCAACCAAATCAGGAGGAAACTGTCAAGTGTGCTGTAGAGCAGCTTTTTTGTCTGATTAGGAAATTGGAAGAAAATCAGTTGACCTCAGAACTTCCCAAGGGTTTGTATCTACCATCAACAGATGGCAGACTGTACCCTTCAGACTCTCTCTATTTCAACGACACAGTCTTCCAGGGTAGCAGATTGGAGGGTGCTCTTAAAGACTTTAAACTCCTGGAGAAACTGAGCAACTGCCATTTAGGGTTTGACAGGTATGGGCATCATAAAATGCTGCAATTGTTGCCCCTGGAGATACGACCCAAAATGCTCTCCCAGACTGTAGTAGAGAACATGGTGGAATCCAACATGCAACTGTGTGAGTACGGGGAGGGCTGCGAGTTCAGTGGATGGTTTCAGGCACATCTGTCCTCTGCTCCTTTCAGGCATGGTCTGGTTTGTCTCATTAGACAGCAGAAGGAGGGCCAGGTTTCACAAGGCGACGCTGCCACCATGTGTGAGACAACCTTTGGCAGCATTGAGATCACCTGCTGCAAGAGCCTTGAAACGGTGCTTTGGCTTGGCCAGGAGCTACTGAGTGGCACAACTGCTGCCACACAGCTGTATGTCAAAAAGGGCCAGCAAGGTTGCACCTTCTACCTGAAACACAACGACGACACGGCCCACAAAGTGAAGAGTGAGGTCATCATGAGACTGACTTACGAGATTAATGTCCTTCTCAATAACATTCTCGGCTCAAACCTCCTGCTAGTTCTGGGACACCTTCTCTCGTGTGATAGCATGGAGGATGTCAAGATGGCTCTGGAGCAGAACGGTATCCATAACAGTGCCGATACTGGTAGCACCAATACCGAAGAATCCCCGAAAGGACTGCCAGAACCAGGAGGTCCTATTCCTGAAGAGTGGCACGAC
The sequence above is a segment of the Salvelinus alpinus chromosome 1, SLU_Salpinus.1, whole genome shotgun sequence genome. Coding sequences within it:
- the LOC139534172 gene encoding sacsin-like isoform X2, translating into MGERNARNVFAATAPPFIDCLKDILRRYPDGGQILKELIQNADDAGASEVVFLHDERCYGSQSLKTEGLGKYQDVPSIFSSKYLGFLDAQDKLFEEYGSFRWSLEDEDDKKTLLNLQDQFQPFRDVVKLVSGQRWKDIIQEQHFKGTLFRFPLRSEASEISDNLYDYHKVVQLFDSFIADADIIPLFLRNVSSVSLKHINTKGSVNTRLSVTSSSPTADPGLKSRSESNIKGSTCFKTITSTSNNKKETKTRWLVTTCCMKDGKVPKLDSLAKKLSFRPHVDLAFPCGPENVLTEGRLSCFLPLPNNDSNKTGLPVHVNACFGLSDNKIHINWQEEDQRYDEAAMWNELLVKEVLPHTYLLMLQDATNLAKTSTLPVSAVYKIWPDLSQTRDKWHGIAEDILQRLFRQNTAVFSLAEDERQFVSPAESVCPSNDPKASEMMAAVTRLLIAGGEKLVTFPDHVSRAVQLAFPNRDTLKWVTPALVRGVLHRDAVSNLSNDDKRSLLQFILSDGKYHNLRDLKMLPLSDGTFKTFTNEEKDIALIDSDSFPRVLLPGCKALFLPDDLSDTSIHHLRQLAKTKRFKVFNVDADIVATYAKKSLPKDWEQTGGHVTWKVGSGQHPPLRWLREFWKCLNTHWGYLRCFEGMPLIPIEPLHDTSHSVILARLQQNPTIIFRESKKTILPDKIEKVIKNVGGTVVNRDECLKHQDLDSYILPPSPQNILQVFMNLAASQVISGIRSAPHHEKEELKAYLSTLNSLTVQERDLLSKMPLFQSMAGEYVAALSKQAVVLSSTPALPTELPMLDSIVRCATEADRRLLLLLKVDLLDTAQASIYLVDGVERKSFKKHETERIMTWILQHGSILFSQNWTLYRKCKDLSFIEVDGELKKTSSIFDPNNKTFQGLFERDFFPPAVFTQTPEMLDGLTRIGLQTKEMEVSADNVLHIATHIEKSRIHSQRAFKKAKALRRLLNDNDLLSQFSHQQLQHLSQLQWVPCENPCITKEKNKWKSFYKPEEIRHSEYKSIVGHVMPLTGEFSQKVSSKLGLLRLPPAEKVMENVSSLAAVAQAMTDPDKDVEFKTKLHSIYKYMQDHIPAVREVMKKRCIPWLWIHNHFVFPHDVVLAYPPDLDLSSYIERVTDEFLPYNTLLTEFGVKTSLSKTEIEDILHGIKQTIEERSQPFGEPSELKVSIAILNWMWREKKTVRVNIPVPVMAGSQRFTLQPLSKTVFCDISRIGLEDIQHDQEEIHIIHEEISPATAEWLNIPFLSTRILRPELIGIEQCGQSEPITLRIKNILKEYDEESDIFKELIQNAEDAGANTCKFMVDFRDHKDPADSLIDQGMSLCQGPCLWAFNDELFTEDDWKNIVKLGSASKENKVEKIGKFGLGFNAVYHVTDIPSILSGKGLLILDPNVTHLQKHIQNKANTGIKLDLSREQLLHRFPGQFRPYERIFDCNLSNKSTQKFYQGTLIKLPFRTREEAVRSEISVNVYDSDDIVKFQQKLINSQTHLLFLKNIKTVSLQNLPSDASTPPQDDQIETLFTVTRKVVNTIKIPEDTPPGTMQNDALKSLMKHYAKCQEVIDCHSANIAELTQQHCDGSDVQFWLLYNCFGIQNSLQMVQTDNKHTAFSLPIGGVAVPLNKEPQTGKWVPGDTKLVGQAFSFLPLSVATGLPVNLNGSFAVTSNRRGLWESGVKYDWNRALLQDAVTTAYVTTLLVLKNMSKNGDLQHYQYYTFWPNEKNVSKTFKPLVDEFYFAITQHFSGKALELFSDGDNWCSMCNARFLHPTIQEDKAVGELAMKVCQRYPNTSYHVVPLPSWVRQSFIQTGFDMILNQRTFDWETFYQKVVFNNLSTMDQKSRNTLVLHAIDLNDDAIDNLLRSYPCIPTKKCGQLQFIKKLVNPPGKVACLFEQEEGRFLGGTKNDFCSSKRIQRLSELGMLSNQLPLEDITERAETIASIWQKEKGKAYKHLQCILELMRDSLQDKASPHWETLRNTEFIPACAPVNTWEGKDGAVRLQKPTDIYSDRCRHLVDMTQSVVDSSNLKIHSDDAVLRILGLCESPSLETVLQQLQEASKHTETFDKPMLFNIALECYRFLNEWLHDEKESSAIFERAHSFPFILVEDRFVDVKSVAKIEYFEAKPYLHVLPPALSSFKELWKCLGIQKQFTPEQFHGVLQKLSQAYGISPLSNNDLETCLTIIIRGLYKAKDENQNDGLIPDENQDDCLIPDGSGVLKPSNQLYFNDSPWMEVSEDVTLCHKKISRAIALYFGVNTTRHHTLQKHSVENFSPFAEEFGQHEELTVRIKNIIEAYPSKKDILKELIQNADDAEATEIHFVLDKRNHSTERTFGERWHPLQGPALCVYNNQVFSEADLRGIQQLGEGGKHNIPGKTGKYGLGFNSVYHLTDCPSILTGDKWLCISDPNLKYVEGGSRESPGRKYTLKNELKNTFMDVYNTFLPNEFSLEKGTMFRLPIRSCAMAKTSKISNNVVNDRDIDELSSALREDPEGLILFLKNIRKIQFHEINTNTGTLRITFSIEKSISEKSLAEKVYFQNHVQQSLLSDGPTTPHETIYNVKISSSDERQSQWIIAEQFGSFKGNTDMKGETGRVPQASLAACVSSHSKQDDFSGQVFCSLPLPGKTGLPVHVNGNFQVDSSRRALWKEDEKSLKTDWNESLKRNIIAPLYAGLLNYICNLKKVKPNSIHLINSVLDSSYLSFFPTITKDIGQDWHEMIHEVYRSVNEKELCVVPVLHRSTCQVQPQSMTHLTNVKEYTVDWSSVRKTEPTDKPHLTSMENSIFISILEDIGMQLVPSSTKMTEIWTCFKTAGVDVERVSPLTVGNYLRKKPLNDPTQTEMGLPLPIGQTLIRDKERCSKLLEYCIEDVVVSKNTSSSESGLQIAANKKHSRSVSGLPLLLTQDQILRVFDPESPKLLSTFYGMFHGHQEDFADYTTNFNHVEVLEDGNFLKKLTIPVTAKYLKPILLQLLQNGETDPQCRLHVPDKTMDSWLKALWEFFDVQVKLAAKKGEGDNQALRAIKELFSDCPILPVVCPRLNNKHVLQTMRKMSSVICVESKEDMSSILLKLGLMKINIQFFRHVDQLLYQHLLPELLKTSDGSAVLDQVHQLKHSEFRHLSSDELIKLLQFLQSGMCSSKNRQGYQRKLKSLPLFETIQGRRQRIDGQQNVFILRTEFKESFPDLYMADDNNIFLKYNCENESLSENLSIKILSDLEYYVQFILPFLHKLNENQIILSVQLLLLLQLKPNYKYHEKIISTMKNVKFIRNIHGNLQMASYYFDKNEKLYKVMLPQERFVPESFWKIFPDGGIISHKVQARKLLKELEMKCTVSDEEIIEFAHKIELDAKVTASLQELKLKSSTLLETILERDVEKLAPNFLKIVSDIKFVFPVEIQKRLCSYHQSFAGERTVVSIRGCLLGKYLHKSLIWTTMPILHLRMCIEKHITMMREAGAVEQPPPERVIENLRNICQSPCQTPDLVATRAEVFRTSYTYLQTIEFDPKLLSDLPVVLVEEDSTLVKTKQTALVLPHDVKFRPYLYGIPPKDVRYAEFFKKIGVKDEPTAEQYCNVLQEIHADSTDKQTLQPNQEETVKCAVEQLFCLIRKLEENQLTSELPKGLYLPSTDGRLYPSDSLYFNDTVFQGSRLEGALKDFKLLEKLSNCHLGFDRYGHHKMLQLLPLEIRPKMLSQTVVENMVESNMQLCEYGEGCEFSGWFQAHLSSAPFRHGLVCLIRQQKEGQVSQGDAATMCETTFGSIEITCCKSLETVLWLGQELLSGTTAATQLYVKKGQQGCTFYLKHNDDTAHKVKSEVIMRLTYEINVLLNNILGSNLLLVLGHLLSCDSMEDVKMALEQNGIHNSADTGSTNTEESPKGLPEPGGPIPEEWHDTLDMSYLNNYEAGEYVGYKKTAEEEHWCYAVIVEQLCVPTGQSGQSAHRHKIQIGKDKVILVSALDLYQFKREKKPSSSGATCMEVVQLAESVPRSSTTRVLPQSLEEAKKDFEDCLAEIWTLSADERHKAIKRLWLRWHPDKNPDCLQLATEAFKYLQNRIEDLENSRTGNQSSPQWNTNFRNFYEQWNQEAHRHRCGRERFSRARGHNTRYNFYTYHGNVPQPNRAEAQRWFSQAQCDLAAAHNDTGGRATEWTLFKVHQAVEKALIAAEYRRHGQHSSNISISILAERVSDYSPNLHTLPSIVSKLKQLGVDAKTTQYPNYHPLPNIPNKMFKCENETEVLDMASNLLCKIEMYIH